A window of Amycolatopsis australiensis contains these coding sequences:
- a CDS encoding adenosylmethionine--8-amino-7-oxononanoate transaminase, whose protein sequence is MTPDQLLAFDREHLWHPYTSMTAPAPTRLVTGAAGSRITLDGVGAVVDGMASWWSAIHGYRHPALDDAARRQLGKMAHVMFGGLTHEPAVELAARLVELTPAGLEHVFLADSGSVSVEVAMKMAMQYQRGAGRPERSRFLTVRGGYHGDTFDCMSVCDPEGGMHTMWSGVLPQQVFGERPPRLDEDVDAWAAGFRTLAAEHAGRLAGLIVEPLLQGAGGMHPYSARCLPVFREVADEHGLVLIFDEIATGFGRTGTLFAAEAADVVPDVLCVGKALTGGYLSLAAVLATTDVARGLSASESGVLMHGPTFMGNPLACAVASASLDLLSTGDWAADVRRINTGLQALHEIEAADVRVLGAVGVVQLDHEVDVVKATEAALAHGVWLRPFRDLIYTMPPYVCTDDDVARVCGAIAAAAAVA, encoded by the coding sequence GCACCCGTACACCTCGATGACCGCCCCGGCGCCGACCCGGCTGGTCACCGGCGCCGCCGGCAGCCGGATCACCCTCGACGGCGTCGGTGCCGTCGTGGACGGGATGGCGTCGTGGTGGTCGGCCATCCACGGCTACCGGCACCCGGCGCTCGACGACGCGGCACGCCGCCAGCTCGGCAAGATGGCGCACGTGATGTTCGGCGGCCTCACCCACGAGCCTGCCGTCGAGCTGGCCGCGCGGCTGGTCGAGCTCACCCCCGCCGGCCTCGAGCACGTCTTCCTCGCCGACTCCGGGTCGGTGAGCGTCGAGGTGGCGATGAAGATGGCGATGCAGTACCAGCGCGGCGCCGGCCGTCCCGAGCGGTCCCGGTTCCTCACGGTCCGGGGCGGCTACCACGGGGACACGTTCGACTGCATGAGCGTCTGCGATCCCGAGGGTGGCATGCACACGATGTGGTCCGGCGTGCTGCCACAGCAGGTGTTCGGCGAGCGTCCGCCGCGGCTCGACGAGGACGTCGACGCCTGGGCCGCGGGGTTCCGCACGCTCGCGGCCGAGCACGCCGGGCGGCTCGCGGGGCTGATCGTGGAGCCGCTGCTGCAGGGCGCCGGCGGCATGCACCCCTACTCCGCGCGCTGCCTGCCGGTGTTCCGCGAGGTCGCCGACGAGCACGGCCTGGTGCTGATCTTCGACGAGATCGCCACCGGGTTCGGCCGCACCGGAACCCTGTTCGCCGCCGAAGCCGCCGACGTGGTGCCGGACGTGCTGTGCGTCGGGAAGGCCCTCACGGGCGGCTATCTGTCGCTGGCCGCCGTGCTGGCGACGACGGACGTCGCGCGCGGGTTGTCCGCGAGCGAGTCCGGTGTTCTCATGCACGGCCCCACGTTCATGGGAAACCCGCTGGCCTGCGCGGTCGCGTCGGCGAGCCTCGACCTGCTGTCCACAGGGGACTGGGCGGCCGACGTGCGCCGGATCAACACGGGATTGCAGGCACTGCACGAAATCGAGGCCGCCGATGTGCGCGTGCTCGGTGCGGTGGGCGTGGTCCAGCTCGACCACGAGGTCGACGTCGTCAAGGCCACGGAAGCGGCGCTGGCGCACGGCGTGTGGCTGCGCCCGTTCCGCGACCTGATCTACACGATGCCGCCGTACGTGTGCACCGACGACGACGTCGCCCGGGTCTGCGGGGCGATCGCGGCCGCGGCGGCGGTCGCATGA